A single Musa acuminata AAA Group cultivar baxijiao chromosome BXJ2-1, Cavendish_Baxijiao_AAA, whole genome shotgun sequence DNA region contains:
- the LOC135581103 gene encoding vacuolar protein sorting-associated protein 25-like isoform X2 — MQRLGNFKLPQFFNFPPFFTLQPVKETREKQVQVWKQLLLDYCRSQKIFVIGLEEDFPLFSNPVIERSLSHEAREVFLSALISEGHAEWMDKDHRKCLMLWLRLQEWADYILNFVKDNGLQDGVMTIEEMRSGTETHELAGIDRGLLLRVLRLLEQKGKATIFKGTSADDDGVKFSV; from the exons ATGCAGAGACTAGGGAACTTTAAGCTGCCTCAGTTCTTCAATTTCCCACCTTTCTTCAC TTTGCAGCCAGTGAAGGAAACACGTGAGAAGCAAGTGCAAGTATGGAAGCAGCTGCTACTTGATTACTGCAGAAGTCAAAAGATTTTTGTGATAGGATTGGAAGAAGATTTCCCTCTGTTTTCCAATCCAGTCATTGAAA GATCTTTAAGCCATGAGGCAAGGGAGGTATTTCTTTCTGCTCTGATAAGTGAAG GTCATGCCGAATGGATGGATAAAGATCATAGGAAATGTCTGATGCTTTGGTTAAGACTCCAGGAGTGGGCTGATTATATTTTAAACTTT GTGAAAGACAATGGATTGCAGGATGGTGTCATGACCATTGAAGAAATGCGATCAGGAACTGAAACACACG agcttgctgggatagATCGGGGTTTGCTTCTGCGTGTTCTGAGATTACTGGAGCAGAAAGGGAAAGCTACAATATTCAAAGGGACTTCAGCAGATGATGATGGAGTAAAATTTTCTGTCTAA
- the LOC135581103 gene encoding vacuolar protein sorting-associated protein 25-like isoform X1, with protein sequence MQRLGNFKLPQFFNFPPFFTLQPVKETREKQVQVWKQLLLDYCRSQKIFVIGLEEDFPLFSNPVIERSLSHEAREVFLSALISEGHAEWMDKDHRKCLMLWLRLQEWADYILNFVKDNGLQDGVMTIEEMRSGTETHGTELAGIDRGLLLRVLRLLEQKGKATIFKGTSADDDGVKFSV encoded by the exons ATGCAGAGACTAGGGAACTTTAAGCTGCCTCAGTTCTTCAATTTCCCACCTTTCTTCAC TTTGCAGCCAGTGAAGGAAACACGTGAGAAGCAAGTGCAAGTATGGAAGCAGCTGCTACTTGATTACTGCAGAAGTCAAAAGATTTTTGTGATAGGATTGGAAGAAGATTTCCCTCTGTTTTCCAATCCAGTCATTGAAA GATCTTTAAGCCATGAGGCAAGGGAGGTATTTCTTTCTGCTCTGATAAGTGAAG GTCATGCCGAATGGATGGATAAAGATCATAGGAAATGTCTGATGCTTTGGTTAAGACTCCAGGAGTGGGCTGATTATATTTTAAACTTT GTGAAAGACAATGGATTGCAGGATGGTGTCATGACCATTGAAGAAATGCGATCAGGAACTGAAACACACGGTACTG agcttgctgggatagATCGGGGTTTGCTTCTGCGTGTTCTGAGATTACTGGAGCAGAAAGGGAAAGCTACAATATTCAAAGGGACTTCAGCAGATGATGATGGAGTAAAATTTTCTGTCTAA